One window of Marinobacterium aestuarii genomic DNA carries:
- a CDS encoding sigma-54-dependent transcriptional regulator, whose protein sequence is MTKSLLIIEDETLLGIELKRHFQREGWRVMLTETLDSARHELFDNGLTPTVILSDMNLPDGNALDLLEEASGQTSGSEWIFLTGYGTVADSVRALRLGAYDYLEKPVDFDRLDLVISSATRSATAQRRLRDQFSAGRRRFTPDSFVGQSEAASQLRTMLTKLAQAPFSTLILTGETGTGKGVAARILHHSGTRQDAPMVEVNCSALPKDLLESELFGHEAGAFTGAKGRRRGLFEQADGGTLFLDEIGEMPADLQAKLLKVIEEQCFRRVGGDREISVDVQLIAATNRNLQGCIESGDFREDLYHRLCVFELQMPPLRERVEDLDALVPLLVDEFNAKAGKNVRHISSSVWTRLKAHRWPGNVRELRNVIERCVLFADDTELPQQWLQLQPSTSDQAEPAASAAPSADPRYLQVPLDGSMGLDDMDSFIISAVLERNQHNVTAAARLLHTTRDTLRYRIQKYGIILSDEA, encoded by the coding sequence ATGACTAAATCCCTGCTGATTATTGAAGACGAGACCCTGCTCGGGATCGAACTTAAACGCCACTTTCAACGCGAAGGCTGGCGCGTCATGCTGACCGAGACCCTGGACAGCGCCCGCCACGAGCTGTTCGACAATGGCCTCACTCCCACCGTAATCCTGTCCGACATGAACCTGCCGGATGGCAATGCGCTGGACCTGCTCGAGGAGGCTAGCGGTCAGACGAGCGGCAGCGAATGGATCTTTCTCACCGGCTACGGCACCGTGGCCGACTCCGTGCGGGCGCTGCGTCTGGGCGCCTATGACTACCTGGAAAAGCCTGTCGATTTCGACCGGCTGGACCTGGTCATCAGCAGTGCGACGCGCAGCGCGACGGCACAACGGCGCCTGCGCGATCAGTTTTCCGCCGGCCGGCGCCGCTTCACGCCGGACAGCTTCGTGGGCCAGAGCGAGGCCGCCTCACAGCTGCGCACTATGTTGACAAAGCTGGCCCAGGCCCCCTTCTCCACCCTGATACTCACGGGTGAAACCGGTACTGGCAAGGGCGTGGCGGCGCGCATACTGCATCACAGTGGCACCCGCCAGGATGCCCCCATGGTGGAGGTCAACTGCTCAGCGCTGCCCAAGGACCTGCTGGAATCCGAACTCTTCGGCCATGAAGCGGGCGCCTTTACCGGCGCCAAGGGCCGTCGACGGGGTCTCTTCGAGCAGGCCGACGGTGGCACCCTGTTTCTCGATGAAATCGGTGAAATGCCCGCCGATCTGCAAGCCAAGCTGTTGAAAGTTATTGAAGAACAATGCTTTCGCCGGGTCGGCGGCGACCGCGAGATCAGCGTCGACGTGCAGTTGATCGCCGCCACCAACCGCAACCTGCAGGGCTGCATTGAAAGCGGCGATTTCCGCGAAGACCTCTATCACCGCCTCTGTGTGTTTGAGCTGCAGATGCCGCCCCTGCGCGAACGCGTTGAGGATCTGGACGCCCTGGTGCCCTTGCTGGTCGACGAATTCAACGCCAAGGCGGGCAAGAATGTGCGCCACATCAGCAGCAGTGTCTGGACCCGCCTCAAAGCCCACCGCTGGCCCGGCAACGTGCGCGAGCTGCGCAATGTGATCGAGCGCTGCGTGCTGTTTGCCGACGACACTGAACTGCCGCAGCAATGGCTGCAACTGCAACCCTCGACGTCGGACCAGGCGGAACCAGCCGCTAGCGCAGCGCCATCAGCAGACCCCCGCTATCTCCAGGTGCCGCTCGACGGCAGCATGGGGCTGGATGACATGGACAGTTTCATTATCAGCGCGGTACTGGAGCGCAATCAGCACAATGTCACCGCCGCCGCCCGACTTTTGCATACCACCCGCGACACCCTGCGTTACCGCATCCAGAAGTACGGCATCATCCTGTCCGACGAAGCCTGA
- a CDS encoding sensor histidine kinase, with protein MRGLPSLLTGSVWPLSATALLLLIASFGLLTYGASRNIERIQPLKGHLTYVVAIEQAAGDVRTQRVNLLEAEDGYLDPGSFDALLQQLHELAASDAYRMDTTPASIEHALKQLVQFDGYSPVPLDTASSALRGALNQELLAHEILLSAFQSGARRELFIAFGLAIGLLLISALLWARVRQRVLRPLHNLSSQMTLLARHDFSELPVEETDPMLFPMIQKYNLMVQRLKKLEQAQKLRQDSLTREVRSATYMLLQQQRRLSQAERLGAIGEVAAGVAHELRNPLTSVQMALENLRQDVQGADLVERVEMINDEVKRATRQLNQLLDQARQRPEVPVMLDVREECESLITLAAYQLHENVSIDSEVTEKLRCLLPHSQLRQMLLNLLLNAGQTLGSNHGQILLQARRQEQMLEITVKDSGPGFSQAMLETGIQPFCSWRAGGTGLGLVMVRRFTADLGGELRLSNRNEGGACVTLRLPYKEADD; from the coding sequence ATGCGAGGACTGCCATCTTTACTGACAGGTTCTGTCTGGCCGCTGTCGGCAACAGCCCTGCTGTTGCTCATCGCCAGTTTCGGACTGCTGACCTACGGCGCGTCACGCAATATCGAGCGCATCCAGCCCCTGAAAGGCCATCTCACCTACGTGGTGGCGATCGAGCAGGCAGCGGGGGACGTCCGCACCCAGCGGGTCAACCTGCTGGAAGCCGAAGACGGATACCTGGACCCCGGCAGTTTTGATGCACTCTTGCAGCAACTGCACGAACTGGCTGCATCCGACGCCTACCGCATGGATACGACCCCCGCCAGCATTGAACATGCGCTAAAACAGCTGGTGCAGTTCGACGGTTACAGCCCGGTTCCCCTGGATACGGCCTCGTCCGCGCTGCGCGGCGCCCTGAACCAGGAGCTGCTGGCCCACGAAATACTGCTCAGTGCTTTCCAGAGCGGGGCCCGGCGCGAACTCTTCATCGCCTTTGGACTGGCTATTGGCCTGCTGCTGATCTCTGCCCTGCTGTGGGCCCGGGTACGCCAGCGCGTCCTCAGGCCCCTGCATAACCTCAGCAGCCAGATGACCTTGCTGGCCCGACACGACTTCAGCGAACTGCCGGTGGAAGAGACAGATCCAATGCTGTTCCCGATGATCCAGAAATATAACCTCATGGTGCAGCGCCTGAAGAAGCTTGAACAGGCCCAAAAGCTGCGCCAGGACAGCCTCACCCGGGAGGTGCGCAGTGCCACCTACATGCTGTTGCAGCAGCAGCGCAGACTCTCCCAGGCCGAACGTCTGGGTGCCATCGGAGAAGTCGCGGCGGGGGTCGCCCATGAACTGCGCAACCCCCTTACCAGTGTCCAGATGGCGCTGGAAAACCTGCGCCAGGATGTCCAGGGAGCCGACCTGGTTGAACGGGTCGAGATGATCAATGACGAGGTTAAGCGCGCCACCCGGCAACTTAATCAGTTGCTGGACCAGGCCCGACAGCGGCCCGAGGTTCCGGTCATGCTGGATGTCCGCGAAGAGTGCGAGAGCCTGATCACCCTGGCCGCCTACCAGCTGCACGAAAATGTCAGCATTGACTCAGAGGTCACGGAAAAACTGCGCTGCCTGCTGCCCCACTCCCAGCTGCGACAGATGCTGCTGAACCTGCTGCTCAATGCCGGGCAAACACTGGGCAGCAACCATGGCCAGATTCTGCTGCAGGCAAGGCGCCAGGAGCAGATGCTCGAGATCACGGTCAAGGACAGCGGGCCGGGCTTTTCCCAGGCCATGCTGGAAACCGGTATCCAGCCCTTCTGCTCCTGGCGCGCCGGAGGCACCGGCCTGGGGCTGGTCATGGTGCGCCGTTTTACCGCTGATCTGGGCGGCGAACTACGCTTAAGCAACCGCAACGAGGGCGGCGCCTGTGTAACCCTGAGGCTGCCGTACAAAGAGGCCGATGACTAA
- a CDS encoding DUF1328 domain-containing protein, protein MFGWAVTFLIVAIIAAVLGFSGIAGTAVNIAWILFVVGLILSIVFFIAGRRPPF, encoded by the coding sequence ATGTTTGGCTGGGCAGTAACTTTTCTGATTGTTGCGATTATCGCGGCTGTACTGGGCTTTTCGGGTATTGCCGGTACGGCGGTCAACATCGCCTGGATACTGTTTGTCGTGGGCCTGATTCTGTCGATAGTGTTCTTTATTGCAGGACGACGGCCGCCGTTTTGA
- a CDS encoding shikimate dehydrogenase family protein, with product MIKLGLIGKGILKSQAPDLHCRLGKLVGQVSSYDLFDGNETGFRGLEGSLGFMREAGYQGTNITFPFKEAALSLADTIGESARKIGATNTLILGESIQAENTDYTGFMSAYRFRFGQTTPGEVLLIGGGGVGRAVAVGLVDLGAKAIYLAETDVERGRKLVEELKGFGVQASLLDTNAINSTIPKVQGVVNCSPVGHVNHPGCPIDVSLLQPQQWVFDAVYVPANTEFLQGARKAGCKLLSGVDLFVFQGLDAFKFFTASLNLTNSLDREAKSLHSYYMEKLFNTI from the coding sequence ATGATAAAACTCGGGCTCATTGGCAAGGGTATTCTCAAGTCTCAGGCGCCGGATTTGCACTGCCGCCTTGGCAAGCTGGTCGGACAGGTCAGCAGTTACGATCTTTTCGATGGTAATGAAACCGGCTTTCGCGGCCTCGAGGGCTCGCTTGGTTTCATGCGTGAGGCGGGCTACCAGGGCACCAACATTACCTTCCCGTTCAAGGAAGCCGCGCTGTCACTGGCCGACACCATTGGGGAAAGCGCGCGCAAGATTGGCGCCACCAACACCCTTATTCTGGGTGAGAGCATCCAGGCCGAGAATACCGATTACACCGGATTCATGAGCGCGTATCGCTTTCGTTTCGGCCAGACCACGCCCGGCGAAGTATTGCTGATCGGCGGCGGTGGCGTGGGCCGCGCCGTTGCGGTGGGCCTGGTGGATCTGGGTGCGAAAGCCATCTACCTGGCCGAAACCGATGTAGAGCGGGGGCGCAAGCTGGTAGAGGAACTCAAAGGGTTCGGCGTGCAGGCATCACTGCTGGATACCAACGCTATCAATAGCACCATTCCCAAGGTACAGGGGGTGGTTAATTGCTCGCCCGTAGGCCATGTGAATCATCCTGGCTGCCCAATCGACGTGAGCCTGCTGCAGCCGCAGCAATGGGTATTCGACGCCGTCTATGTGCCTGCCAATACGGAGTTTTTGCAAGGTGCCCGCAAGGCCGGCTGCAAGCTTCTGTCAGGCGTTGATCTTTTCGTGTTTCAGGGCCTGGACGCATTCAAGTTCTTTACCGCCAGCCTTAATTTGACCAACAGCCTCGACCGCGAGGCGAAATCGCTACACAGCTATTACATGGAAAAGCTGTTTAATACCATCTGA
- a CDS encoding TRAP transporter large permease, with protein MSAEFTFCLLVVFTLAALGMPVALSMIIGAIAYLISSGQDVALAGEQIIQGVYNSFILLAVPLFIVAANIMNAGTVTERLLNFCVAMVGHLRGGLGHVNVVASLIFSGMSGSAVADAAGLGKVVIGMMTKENRYPPGYAAAITAASATIGPIIPPSIPMVIFALVSDASIGYLFIAGLVPGLLMGAVLMGMNSLQSTRLKVVKEPRIALRAIPGITWRAFPALMMPAILLYGIYGGVTTPTEAAAVAAAYALFLAAAVYRSISWKDLVNVFKHSAVSSASVGLVISAALIFNYIVATENIPTQVAELLTAWNLSTFEFLLLVNLIYLVLGCLLDATTVILVIVPLLIPACREMGVDMVHFGVITVVNLMIGLVTPPYGILLFVINGTTKIPLAAIIKEVMPFVGVLILALLAMTALPDVVLFMPRLLGYAG; from the coding sequence ATGAGTGCTGAATTTACATTTTGCCTGCTGGTGGTCTTTACCCTGGCGGCACTGGGGATGCCTGTCGCATTATCCATGATTATTGGCGCCATCGCCTACCTGATCAGCAGTGGCCAGGACGTGGCGCTCGCCGGTGAACAGATCATCCAGGGCGTCTACAACAGCTTTATACTGCTGGCCGTGCCGCTGTTTATCGTCGCGGCCAATATCATGAATGCCGGCACCGTGACCGAACGCCTGCTGAACTTCTGTGTGGCCATGGTCGGGCATCTGCGCGGAGGCCTGGGCCATGTCAACGTGGTGGCCAGCCTGATTTTCTCCGGCATGTCCGGTTCCGCCGTGGCGGATGCTGCAGGCCTGGGCAAGGTCGTTATCGGCATGATGACCAAGGAAAACCGCTACCCACCGGGCTATGCCGCCGCCATTACCGCGGCCTCCGCCACCATAGGCCCTATCATTCCGCCGTCGATCCCCATGGTGATTTTTGCCCTGGTCTCCGATGCCTCCATCGGTTACCTGTTTATCGCAGGGCTGGTGCCCGGCCTGCTGATGGGCGCCGTACTGATGGGCATGAATAGCCTTCAGTCAACACGCCTGAAGGTGGTGAAGGAGCCCCGCATTGCCCTGCGCGCGATTCCAGGGATCACATGGCGGGCCTTCCCGGCACTGATGATGCCCGCCATTCTGCTCTATGGCATCTACGGCGGCGTCACTACGCCCACCGAAGCTGCAGCGGTTGCCGCCGCCTACGCCCTCTTTCTCGCCGCCGCGGTGTACCGTTCCATCAGCTGGAAGGATCTGGTCAACGTATTCAAGCACAGCGCGGTTTCGTCAGCATCCGTCGGTCTGGTGATCAGCGCCGCACTGATCTTCAACTACATCGTCGCCACCGAAAACATTCCGACTCAGGTCGCCGAGCTGCTGACCGCCTGGAACCTGTCGACCTTCGAGTTTCTGCTGCTGGTTAACCTGATCTACCTGGTGCTGGGCTGCCTGCTGGATGCCACCACCGTGATTCTGGTCATAGTGCCGCTGCTTATCCCTGCCTGCCGCGAGATGGGTGTCGACATGGTGCATTTTGGCGTAATCACGGTCGTCAACCTGATGATCGGTCTGGTAACGCCACCTTACGGCATCCTGCTGTTCGTCATCAACGGCACCACCAAGATTCCACTGGCCGCCATTATCAAGGAAGTGATGCCCTTCGTCGGGGTGCTGATTCTGGCGCTGCTCGCCATGACGGCGCTGCCTGATGTAGTGCTGTTCATGCCTCGACTGCTGGGCTACGCCGGTTAG
- a CDS encoding TRAP transporter small permease, with amino-acid sequence MTNRLNWIKNAADSIAATMLAAMFITFGLQIVSRYLFNAPLGWTVEVCLTLWLWLVFWASAFCVKESDHIRFDVLYLAAPHKVQRIFSIIAALGVIVGFLYSFLPTLDYILFYKIKKSAILRIRLDYVFSIYGVFVLALIVRYSWRLIAHLHPGLYKKYCEKDDQEHDYS; translated from the coding sequence GTGACCAATAGATTAAATTGGATAAAAAACGCGGCTGACAGCATTGCGGCAACAATGCTTGCCGCAATGTTTATCACCTTCGGACTGCAAATCGTATCGCGTTATCTTTTTAATGCACCGCTCGGCTGGACAGTAGAAGTCTGTCTGACACTTTGGCTTTGGCTGGTATTCTGGGCCAGCGCCTTTTGTGTCAAGGAGAGTGACCACATCCGTTTTGATGTGCTCTATCTGGCCGCCCCCCACAAGGTTCAGCGGATATTTTCAATCATTGCAGCCCTGGGTGTTATCGTCGGCTTTTTATATTCTTTTCTGCCCACCCTGGATTACATCCTCTTCTACAAAATAAAGAAAAGCGCGATCCTCAGGATCCGCCTCGATTATGTATTCAGTATCTATGGTGTTTTTGTTCTGGCCCTGATTGTTCGCTACAGCTGGCGTCTGATCGCCCATCTGCACCCGGGACTTTACAAAAAATACTGCGAAAAAGACGACCAGGAGCATGACTACTCATGA
- the dctP gene encoding TRAP transporter substrate-binding protein DctP has product MKATGIFAKESLKRIVTAATIATVIGVSSLAQAAEIKLRMSAIASATDQRAVAMTEVFAPAIASFANFEGHWNSSLFKQGTEIEAIARGNLEMTITSAQELAEFFPEFSIFSAGYVHRDAEHQKRVFAADFMSPLKQKVEDELGIKLLSVMYLGRRHVNLRTEQDVKTPADLAGVKLRMPGSDAWQFLGRALGANPTPMAFSEVYTALQTGAVDGQDNPLPTDKDAKLYEVTKQIVLTSHLVDLNYIAISNKVWNELTAAQQATLQQAADDAAESGRQKQLKLETDLVQFFKDQGLKVYEPDLKAFQTTVQAAYLNSDYSKAWTPGMLDKINAL; this is encoded by the coding sequence ATGAAAGCAACGGGTATCTTTGCAAAAGAAAGCCTCAAGCGCATTGTTACCGCAGCCACCATTGCAACGGTTATCGGCGTATCTTCCCTGGCCCAGGCCGCCGAAATTAAATTGCGCATGTCGGCCATTGCATCGGCCACGGATCAGCGAGCGGTGGCCATGACGGAAGTCTTCGCGCCGGCGATTGCCTCTTTCGCAAACTTCGAAGGCCATTGGAACAGTTCTCTGTTCAAACAGGGCACCGAAATTGAAGCCATTGCGCGCGGCAACCTGGAAATGACCATTACCTCGGCGCAGGAACTGGCCGAGTTCTTCCCCGAGTTTTCAATTTTTAGCGCCGGTTACGTGCATCGCGATGCCGAGCATCAAAAGCGTGTCTTTGCGGCCGACTTCATGTCCCCGCTGAAACAGAAAGTCGAGGATGAACTGGGTATAAAACTGCTCAGCGTCATGTACCTGGGACGTCGTCACGTCAATCTGCGGACCGAGCAGGACGTTAAAACCCCCGCGGATCTGGCCGGTGTGAAACTGAGAATGCCGGGCTCCGATGCATGGCAGTTCCTGGGCCGCGCCCTGGGCGCCAACCCGACCCCGATGGCCTTTAGCGAGGTGTACACCGCACTGCAAACCGGTGCCGTGGATGGACAGGACAACCCTCTGCCCACCGACAAGGATGCCAAGCTGTACGAAGTCACCAAGCAGATAGTACTGACCAGCCATCTGGTGGATCTGAACTATATCGCCATCTCGAACAAAGTCTGGAACGAACTCACCGCTGCGCAGCAGGCTACCCTGCAGCAAGCCGCCGATGACGCCGCCGAAAGTGGCCGTCAGAAACAGCTGAAACTCGAAACCGATCTGGTGCAGTTCTTCAAGGATCAGGGACTCAAAGTCTACGAACCCGATCTGAAAGCCTTTCAGACCACCGTGCAGGCGGCCTATCTGAACTCGGATTACTCCAAAGCCTGGACACCGGGCATGCTTGATAAAATCAACGCCCTTTAA
- a CDS encoding LysR family transcriptional regulator, with protein sequence MTSETDTRLVDVKLLRLFDLLYSTGSVTRSAELLGQSQPTVSIWLARLRKELNDPLFVRSAEGMLPTPRADELIGLARDALDSLRRLSAWEPEFAPATAQRDFRICMTDASHITLLPRLLAHVRATAPMVRLEAVRINDDTAKLLQSGDVDLALGLLPGLESGFYQQVLYPQDWVCLVNRHHARIQDTFTRTDYSAEGHIGIVSGTGHLLLDDAMKQQQIERRILLKLPGFLGLAAIISTTDLIATIPRHIGETLARSWAIEVYDCPVPIASFTVKQHWHARYHQDAGNRWLRATCAALFQR encoded by the coding sequence ATGACATCTGAAACCGATACCCGCCTCGTTGACGTCAAGCTGCTGCGGCTATTCGATCTGCTCTACAGCACCGGCAGTGTCACCCGCTCGGCCGAACTGCTGGGCCAGAGTCAGCCCACGGTAAGCATCTGGCTGGCGCGCCTGCGCAAGGAGTTGAACGATCCACTGTTCGTACGCTCGGCCGAAGGCATGCTGCCCACCCCCCGCGCCGACGAACTCATCGGCCTGGCCCGCGATGCACTGGATTCACTGCGGCGGCTCTCCGCCTGGGAACCTGAATTCGCGCCGGCAACGGCCCAGCGCGATTTTCGTATCTGCATGACCGACGCCAGCCATATCACCCTGCTCCCACGACTCCTGGCCCATGTGCGCGCCACCGCGCCAATGGTCCGGCTGGAAGCCGTGCGCATTAATGATGACACCGCAAAGCTGCTGCAATCCGGCGATGTCGATCTGGCGCTGGGGCTGCTGCCAGGACTCGAATCCGGGTTCTATCAGCAGGTGCTGTATCCTCAGGACTGGGTTTGCCTGGTGAATCGCCACCACGCGCGCATTCAGGATACCTTTACACGGACGGACTACAGCGCCGAAGGACATATAGGTATAGTGTCCGGCACCGGCCACCTGCTGCTGGACGATGCCATGAAACAACAGCAGATCGAGCGCAGGATTTTGCTGAAACTGCCCGGATTTTTGGGATTGGCCGCGATCATTTCCACCACCGACCTGATCGCGACCATTCCGCGTCATATTGGCGAAACCCTGGCCCGTAGCTGGGCGATTGAGGTCTATGACTGCCCGGTGCCGATCGCGTCGTTCACGGTCAAGCAGCACTGGCATGCACGCTATCATCAGGACGCCGGCAACCGCTGGCTCAGAGCAACCTGCGCAGCGCTGTTTCAGCGCTGA
- a CDS encoding ketopantoate reductase family protein — MKICVLGAGALGCSIGGVLTEAGQDVWLINRSRAHVDAMNASGLRMLDAGVERRVTVKAALDSSDVGIVDLIIVLVKSYDTAAAIASAAPMIGEHTQVLSLQNGLGHEDILVAAVGAHRVLAGKTYVGGVMTGPGRITIGTRGKQTIIGELDGSVSERVSAIAAVFNRAGLETTVSPNILGTIWDKLLINVATGALAGITGLGYGDLYSVDEIADCATAAVAEAMAVARANSVELSLTEPRQAWDMAGAGLPAGFKTSMLQSLEKGSKTEIDFINGAVVRWGERCGVATPVNSTLVACIKGIERRLAV, encoded by the coding sequence ATGAAAATATGTGTACTGGGGGCCGGTGCCCTTGGTTGTTCGATCGGCGGTGTACTGACTGAAGCTGGCCAGGATGTCTGGCTGATCAACCGCTCCCGGGCGCATGTCGATGCGATGAACGCATCGGGTCTGCGCATGCTGGATGCGGGTGTTGAGCGTCGCGTAACGGTCAAGGCTGCGCTGGACAGCAGCGATGTCGGCATCGTCGATCTGATCATCGTGTTGGTGAAATCCTATGATACCGCGGCGGCCATAGCGTCGGCCGCGCCGATGATTGGCGAGCATACCCAGGTACTGTCGCTGCAAAACGGCCTGGGCCACGAGGATATTCTGGTGGCCGCCGTGGGGGCGCATCGGGTGCTGGCCGGCAAGACCTATGTCGGTGGCGTGATGACCGGACCTGGCCGTATCACTATAGGTACGCGCGGCAAGCAAACCATCATCGGTGAGCTGGACGGGTCTGTCTCTGAGCGGGTCAGTGCGATCGCCGCTGTGTTCAATCGGGCGGGGCTGGAGACAACCGTCAGTCCGAACATTCTGGGCACCATCTGGGACAAGTTGCTGATTAACGTCGCCACCGGTGCGCTGGCGGGCATTACGGGGCTGGGCTACGGCGATCTTTATTCGGTTGACGAGATTGCGGACTGTGCGACGGCGGCGGTGGCTGAAGCCATGGCGGTGGCCCGGGCCAACAGCGTTGAGCTGTCGCTGACCGAGCCGCGCCAGGCCTGGGATATGGCCGGTGCCGGGCTGCCGGCCGGATTCAAGACCTCGATGCTGCAGAGCCTGGAGAAGGGGTCGAAAACTGAAATCGATTTTATCAATGGTGCGGTGGTGCGCTGGGGGGAGCGCTGCGGTGTGGCCACCCCGGTCAACAGCACGCTGGTCGCCTGTATCAAGGGCATCGAACGGCGTCTTGCGGTTTAG
- a CDS encoding VOC family protein, giving the protein MAYSNKSYVEHVAIRVRDIHWHIRFFREVLGQTLREVDGPAENPRQYWTLGGIQLMATPDFDAPPSNDSGWLAHLGIMVEDLEAALQQARGWNVTELPQGPNWLQLPDGLAVELIQASGTAVATVLAIDPRA; this is encoded by the coding sequence ATGGCTTATAGCAATAAATCCTACGTCGAACATGTGGCGATACGGGTGCGCGATATTCACTGGCATATTCGCTTCTTCCGCGAAGTGCTGGGGCAGACCCTGCGTGAAGTCGATGGCCCGGCGGAAAATCCGCGTCAGTACTGGACGCTTGGCGGTATTCAGCTCATGGCGACCCCCGACTTCGATGCGCCGCCGAGCAATGACAGCGGCTGGCTGGCCCATCTGGGCATCATGGTGGAAGACCTGGAGGCAGCACTGCAGCAAGCTCGGGGCTGGAATGTCACCGAACTGCCCCAGGGCCCCAACTGGCTGCAATTACCGGATGGCCTGGCCGTTGAGCTTATTCAGGCCAGCGGCACCGCCGTGGCTACTGTGCTCGCGATTGATCCGCGTGCCTGA
- a CDS encoding MaoC family dehydratase — MSSNNNRFSTPERYWDDASEGDVCLSPTYEVTEARINAYAELTGDFTPVHVDEEYAKTTPFGTRVAHGLLGLSIADGLKTQSEYRFVPGMSLGWTWDFVLPIKIGDVLRVRFSVTGMRASNSRPGWGIVILPSELINQHDEVVHRGEHRLMVPRRPGAF, encoded by the coding sequence ATGAGTTCGAATAACAACCGTTTTAGCACCCCCGAACGTTACTGGGATGACGCCAGCGAGGGGGATGTCTGTCTGAGTCCGACCTATGAGGTCACCGAAGCGCGTATCAATGCCTACGCCGAGCTGACCGGTGACTTTACCCCGGTGCATGTCGATGAGGAGTATGCCAAGACCACGCCGTTCGGCACTCGCGTCGCCCATGGTTTGCTGGGGCTGTCCATCGCCGATGGCCTCAAGACACAGAGCGAATACCGTTTTGTCCCGGGTATGTCCCTGGGCTGGACCTGGGATTTCGTGCTGCCGATCAAGATTGGTGACGTACTACGGGTGCGTTTTAGCGTGACCGGCATGCGCGCCTCCAACAGCCGTCCGGGCTGGGGCATCGTGATACTGCCCTCGGAGCTGATCAATCAGCACGATGAGGTGGTGCACCGCGGCGAACACCGTTTGATGGTGCCGCGTCGTCCCGGTGCCTTTTAG